From a region of the Streptacidiphilus albus JL83 genome:
- the hemC gene encoding hydroxymethylbilane synthase — protein sequence MAPSQLIRIVSRSSPMALAQVARVQAELAALHPGITTEVVPVTTSGDRWMGDLSQLGGKGAFTKEVDAALLAGEADLAVHCIKDVPADRPLPAGTVFAAFLARDDIRDALIHPDGLTLDQLPEGTRIGTSSVRRIAQLAVSHPHLDCVPMRGNANRRLEKLAAGEADALLLAVSGMERIGMTGRISDILPVETMCPPIGAGVLGLQCREDDAATIEAVTGLGDADTWRETTAERMFLHVLQGHCNSPIAGFAKAERDGRLSLRARVFSPDGKTVLDAHEWAGPLDPATLGTSVAVALLRQGARELIDTIPH from the coding sequence ATGGCTCCCTCGCAACTGATCCGCATCGTCTCCCGCTCCTCGCCGATGGCACTGGCCCAGGTCGCCCGGGTCCAGGCCGAGCTGGCCGCCCTGCACCCCGGCATCACCACCGAGGTCGTGCCCGTCACGACCTCGGGTGACCGCTGGATGGGTGACCTGTCGCAGCTCGGTGGGAAGGGCGCGTTCACCAAGGAGGTCGACGCCGCGCTGCTCGCCGGGGAGGCCGACCTGGCCGTGCACTGCATCAAGGACGTCCCCGCCGACCGCCCGCTGCCCGCCGGTACGGTCTTCGCGGCGTTCCTGGCCCGCGACGACATCCGCGACGCGCTGATCCACCCGGACGGTCTCACCCTCGACCAGCTGCCCGAGGGGACCCGGATCGGGACCTCCTCGGTCCGCCGGATCGCCCAACTCGCGGTCTCCCACCCGCACCTGGACTGCGTGCCGATGCGCGGCAACGCCAACCGCCGGCTGGAGAAGCTCGCCGCCGGGGAGGCCGACGCGCTGCTGCTCGCCGTCTCCGGGATGGAGCGGATCGGGATGACCGGGCGGATCAGCGACATCCTGCCGGTGGAGACCATGTGCCCGCCGATCGGGGCCGGCGTCCTGGGCCTCCAGTGCCGCGAGGACGACGCCGCGACGATCGAGGCGGTCACCGGTCTCGGCGACGCCGACACCTGGCGCGAGACCACGGCGGAGCGGATGTTCCTCCACGTGCTCCAGGGCCACTGCAACTCGCCGATCGCCGGCTTCGCCAAGGCGGAGCGGGACGGCCGGCTGTCGCTGCGGGCACGGGTCTTCTCGCCGGACGGCAAGACCGTGCTGGACGCCCACGAGTGGGCCGGTCCGCTGGACCCGGCGACGCTGGGCACCTCGGTCGCGGTGGCGCTGCTGCGCCAGGGCGCGCGCGAGCTGATCGACACCATCCCGCACTGA
- a CDS encoding DUF6011 domain-containing protein translates to MVTQLPLLLAEPDAAEVRTVRCRSCHRPLRSPEARAHGQGEGCREEEYAARRFEVEQDRLPGL, encoded by the coding sequence ATGGTCACTCAGCTGCCGCTACTGCTCGCCGAACCCGACGCCGCCGAGGTGCGGACGGTGCGCTGCCGCTCCTGCCACCGCCCGCTGCGGTCACCGGAGGCACGGGCGCACGGCCAGGGCGAGGGCTGCCGCGAGGAGGAGTACGCCGCCCGCCGCTTCGAGGTCGAGCAGGACCGCCTCCCCGGGCTGTGA
- a CDS encoding TROVE domain-containing protein, with translation MSRFNTRTAAPAGTSPVTSTGQTTATFEGGAGFLRDARSELFLLAVANLVGQDTYYERGGQRDDRFTRLVRSLAVEDPAWTAGLLAWLRGDGNMRTASLVGAAEFARARLDAGLPGLSRQVVGSVLQRADEPGELLAYWTSRYGRSLPKPVKRGIADAVGRLYTERSLLKYDTGSKGYRFGDVLELVHARPAAPYQHELFKHAIDRRHQRGNPAPEGLRTVRSREELFDLPVEERRAVLASAQGVQRLADAGVTWEALAGWLQGPMDAQAWEAVIPSMGYMARLRNLRNFDEAGVADGTAAAVAERLSQQEEVERSRQFPFRFLAAYRHAPSLRWAWALEQALGHSLGNVPALPGRTLVLVDRSGSMFGGVSQQTKLNRADSAAIFGAAVALRAERADLVQFGTGSHPVVLRPGESVLKVLERFGNLGGTDTTGAVREHYRGHDRVLIVTDEQYAPSRHGAPTAQVPEHVPVYTWNLAGYRPGHGPSGGRNRHTFGGLTDAAFRLVPLLEAGADAVWPWEQRAA, from the coding sequence ATGTCTCGTTTCAACACCCGTACCGCCGCGCCCGCCGGTACCTCGCCGGTGACCTCGACCGGGCAGACCACGGCCACCTTCGAAGGCGGCGCGGGGTTCCTCCGCGACGCCAGGAGCGAGCTGTTCCTCCTCGCCGTGGCCAACCTCGTCGGCCAGGACACCTACTACGAACGCGGCGGACAGCGCGACGACCGCTTCACCCGGCTCGTCCGCAGCCTCGCCGTCGAGGACCCGGCCTGGACCGCCGGCCTGCTCGCGTGGCTGCGCGGCGACGGCAACATGCGTACCGCCTCGCTGGTCGGCGCGGCCGAGTTCGCCCGGGCGCGGCTGGACGCCGGGCTGCCCGGCCTGTCCCGACAGGTCGTCGGCTCCGTGCTGCAGCGTGCCGACGAGCCCGGCGAGCTGCTCGCCTACTGGACCTCGCGCTACGGTCGGAGCCTGCCCAAGCCGGTGAAGCGCGGCATCGCCGACGCCGTCGGCCGCCTCTACACCGAGCGCAGCCTGCTGAAGTACGACACCGGCTCCAAGGGCTACCGCTTCGGCGACGTCCTCGAACTGGTCCACGCCCGTCCCGCCGCGCCCTACCAGCACGAGCTGTTCAAGCACGCCATCGACCGCCGCCACCAGCGCGGCAACCCGGCCCCCGAGGGGCTGCGGACCGTCCGCTCCCGCGAGGAGCTGTTCGACCTGCCGGTCGAGGAGCGCCGCGCCGTGCTGGCATCGGCACAGGGCGTGCAGCGGCTGGCGGACGCCGGTGTCACCTGGGAGGCGCTGGCAGGCTGGCTCCAGGGCCCGATGGACGCGCAGGCCTGGGAGGCCGTGATCCCGTCCATGGGGTACATGGCGCGGCTGCGGAACCTGCGGAACTTCGACGAGGCCGGTGTCGCGGACGGGACCGCCGCAGCCGTCGCCGAGCGGCTGTCGCAGCAGGAGGAGGTCGAGCGGTCCCGGCAGTTCCCCTTCCGGTTCCTCGCCGCCTACCGGCACGCCCCCTCGCTGCGCTGGGCCTGGGCGCTGGAGCAGGCGCTCGGCCACTCGCTGGGGAACGTCCCGGCGCTGCCGGGACGGACGCTGGTGCTCGTCGACCGGTCCGGTTCCATGTTCGGCGGGGTCAGCCAGCAGACCAAGCTGAACCGCGCCGACAGTGCGGCGATCTTCGGGGCGGCGGTCGCGCTCCGGGCCGAGCGGGCCGACCTGGTCCAGTTCGGCACCGGCAGCCACCCGGTCGTGCTCCGCCCGGGCGAGTCCGTGCTCAAGGTGCTGGAGCGGTTCGGCAACCTCGGCGGCACCGACACCACCGGGGCCGTGCGGGAGCACTACCGCGGCCACGACCGGGTGCTGATCGTCACCGACGAGCAGTACGCGCCGAGCCGTCACGGCGCCCCGACCGCCCAGGTCCCGGAGCACGTCCCGGTGTACACCTGGAACCTCGCGGGCTACCGGCCCGGCCACGGCCCGTCCGGCGGACGGAACCGGCACACCTTCGGCGGACTGACCGACGCGGCCTTCCGGCTGGTCCCGCTGCTGGAGGCCGGGGCCGACGCCGTCTGGCCGTGGGAGCAGCGCGCTGCCTGA
- a CDS encoding GNAT family N-acetyltransferase, translating to MLVDGELDGRRFRIRDLEPSDEAGALALFEASEDWFTAAFGQPAMPGDVQSLYYSLPEGAAYEDKVLLVVEADDRIVGLVDAVREHPAAGACTVGLFLVHPDCRRFGLGRSVAGALFEALAADGGTEVVASVAEGWQPGLRFLEALGFTREAAREAAHANRNPGPGERPTLRARLAIATR from the coding sequence ATGCTGGTGGACGGTGAGTTGGACGGTCGGCGGTTCCGGATCCGGGACCTGGAACCGAGTGACGAGGCCGGCGCGCTCGCGCTGTTCGAGGCGTCGGAGGACTGGTTCACCGCGGCCTTCGGCCAGCCGGCCATGCCCGGTGACGTCCAGAGCCTCTACTACAGCCTGCCCGAAGGCGCGGCGTACGAGGACAAGGTGCTGCTGGTGGTCGAGGCCGACGATCGGATCGTCGGCCTGGTGGACGCCGTGCGGGAGCATCCCGCCGCCGGCGCGTGCACGGTCGGCCTGTTCCTGGTCCACCCCGACTGCCGCCGTTTCGGCCTCGGCCGGTCGGTGGCCGGGGCGCTGTTCGAGGCGCTGGCGGCGGACGGCGGCACCGAGGTCGTCGCCTCGGTCGCGGAGGGCTGGCAGCCCGGCCTGAGGTTCCTCGAAGCGCTCGGCTTCACCCGGGAGGCCGCGCGCGAGGCCGCGCACGCCAACCGGAACCCCGGCCCCGGCGAACGCCCCACCCTCCGCGCCCGGCTGGCCATCGCGACCCGCTAG
- a CDS encoding nuclear transport factor 2 family protein yields MTTPENVVERQLTAYNSHDLEAFAATYAPDVCVNRRSDRLLGREAVREAYADMFAEGRCRAEIVGRLTEGDWVVDHEIAHGITDEPLRVLVAYRVRDGLIDRVDFLR; encoded by the coding sequence GTGACCACTCCGGAGAACGTCGTCGAACGCCAGCTGACCGCCTACAACAGCCATGACCTCGAAGCCTTCGCGGCGACATACGCCCCCGACGTCTGCGTCAACCGCCGCAGCGACCGCCTGCTCGGGCGCGAGGCCGTGCGGGAGGCGTACGCCGACATGTTCGCCGAGGGCCGCTGCCGGGCCGAGATCGTCGGCCGACTCACCGAGGGCGACTGGGTGGTGGACCACGAGATCGCCCACGGCATCACCGACGAACCCCTCCGCGTACTGGTCGCCTACCGGGTCCGCGACGGCCTGATCGACCGGGTCGACTTCCTCCGCTGA
- the cutA gene encoding divalent-cation tolerance protein CutA, giving the protein MAGHIIVLTTTDTAEGAAELARAAVEARIAACAQIDGPVRSVYWWDGAVQEGSEWRISYKLPAEKYADLEALIKRVHSYDTPEIISADIPRGSAEYLGWLDAATAPR; this is encoded by the coding sequence ATGGCCGGGCACATCATCGTGCTGACGACGACCGACACCGCCGAGGGCGCCGCCGAACTGGCCCGCGCCGCAGTCGAGGCCCGGATTGCCGCCTGCGCCCAGATCGACGGGCCGGTCCGCTCCGTGTACTGGTGGGACGGCGCGGTCCAGGAGGGGTCGGAGTGGCGCATCAGCTACAAGCTGCCCGCCGAGAAGTACGCCGACCTCGAAGCACTCATCAAGCGCGTCCACAGCTACGACACCCCGGAGATCATCTCCGCCGACATTCCGCGCGGCAGCGCCGAGTACCTGGGCTGGCTGGACGCCGCGACCGCACCTCGCTGA
- a CDS encoding 3-hydroxybutyryl-CoA dehydrogenase gives MNDIARVGVVGCGLMGSGIAEVFARAGLDVRVSEASGEALELGRTRLTGSLDTAVRRGKLTEPDRDAALARISFTTDLADFADRDLVIEAVAEREDIKTAIFQKLDQVVERRDAILASNTSSIPIVKLASATTRPEQVLGVHFFNPAPVQKLVEIIPTLTTSADTVARAETFTREVLGKDPIRARDRAGFVVNALLVPYLLSAVRMFETGVATAEDIDKGMEAGCAHPMGPLRLCDLIGLDTIVSIADSMYHEYKEPLYAAPPLLQRMVDAGLLGRKSGRGFYQY, from the coding sequence GTGAACGACATCGCGCGGGTAGGGGTCGTCGGCTGCGGCCTGATGGGGTCGGGCATCGCGGAGGTCTTCGCCCGGGCCGGCCTGGACGTCAGGGTGTCCGAGGCGAGCGGCGAGGCGCTGGAGCTCGGCCGGACCCGGCTGACCGGCTCCCTGGACACCGCGGTGCGGCGCGGCAAGCTGACCGAGCCCGACCGGGACGCCGCCCTGGCCCGGATCTCCTTCACCACCGACCTCGCCGACTTCGCCGACCGCGACCTGGTCATCGAGGCGGTCGCGGAGCGCGAGGACATCAAGACCGCGATCTTCCAGAAGCTGGACCAGGTCGTGGAGCGGCGCGACGCCATCCTGGCGTCCAACACCTCCTCCATCCCGATCGTGAAGCTGGCCTCGGCGACCACCCGCCCCGAGCAGGTCCTCGGCGTCCACTTCTTCAACCCGGCCCCGGTGCAGAAGCTGGTCGAGATCATCCCGACGCTCACCACCTCGGCCGACACCGTCGCCCGCGCCGAGACCTTCACCCGCGAGGTGCTGGGTAAGGACCCGATCCGCGCCCGCGACCGGGCCGGCTTCGTGGTCAACGCCCTGCTGGTGCCCTACCTGCTCTCGGCCGTCCGGATGTTCGAGACCGGCGTGGCGACGGCCGAGGACATCGACAAGGGCATGGAGGCAGGCTGCGCCCACCCGATGGGCCCGCTGCGACTGTGCGACCTGATCGGCCTGGACACCATCGTCTCCATCGCCGACTCGATGTACCACGAGTACAAGGAGCCGCTGTACGCCGCTCCGCCGCTGCTCCAGCGGATGGTCGACGCCGGCCTCCTCGGCCGCAAGTCCGGCCGGGGCTTCTACCAGTACTGA
- a CDS encoding SDR family NAD(P)-dependent oxidoreductase: MTMRTLEGQVALVTGAGRGIGREIALGLAEEGMNLGVLGRHRETLTDTLRACVRHGVRCVALSADVAHPGAVREAVRSVERDLGPVDLLINNAGQVDRAEVPMWEADPTQWWSVVETNLRGPFNLMRSVLPGMVQRQRGRVVNLNSGMALRPEYRYSAYATSKAALLRLSDNIAGPLRPHGVTVLDISPGAVATDMTAGMPMFADMVNWGSIPYLVSTVKDAARGRLDLLHGRFLHLGHDNIGELLEQAGTIGERDARTLRLRPYGVEDVLSSYN, translated from the coding sequence ATGACCATGCGAACGCTGGAAGGGCAGGTGGCCCTGGTCACCGGGGCCGGTCGGGGTATCGGGCGGGAGATCGCACTCGGCCTGGCCGAGGAGGGGATGAACCTCGGCGTGCTGGGACGCCATCGGGAGACGCTGACCGACACTCTGCGGGCCTGCGTGCGGCACGGGGTGCGCTGCGTCGCGCTCTCCGCCGACGTCGCGCACCCCGGTGCGGTGCGGGAGGCGGTCCGCAGCGTCGAACGGGACCTGGGCCCGGTCGACCTGCTGATCAACAATGCCGGACAGGTCGACCGGGCCGAGGTCCCGATGTGGGAGGCCGACCCCACCCAGTGGTGGTCGGTGGTGGAGACCAACCTGCGCGGCCCCTTCAACCTGATGCGCTCGGTGCTGCCGGGCATGGTGCAGCGCCAGCGCGGCCGGGTGGTGAACCTGAACTCCGGGATGGCGCTGCGCCCCGAGTACCGCTACTCCGCCTACGCGACGTCCAAGGCCGCGCTGCTGCGGCTGAGCGACAACATCGCCGGGCCGCTGCGCCCGCACGGGGTGACCGTGCTGGACATCAGTCCCGGCGCGGTGGCCACCGACATGACGGCCGGGATGCCGATGTTCGCGGACATGGTCAACTGGGGCAGCATTCCCTACCTGGTGTCGACGGTGAAGGACGCCGCCCGGGGCCGGCTGGACCTGCTGCACGGGCGCTTCCTGCACCTGGGCCACGACAACATCGGCGAGCTGCTGGAGCAGGCCGGGACGATCGGCGAGCGCGACGCCCGGACGCTGCGGCTGCGGCCCTACGGTGTGGAGGACGTGCTGAGCTCGTACAACTGA
- the argC gene encoding N-acetyl-gamma-glutamyl-phosphate reductase, with the protein MAFRAAVAGASGYAGGEVLRLLLAHPEIEIGALTGGSNAGTRLGELQPHLRPLADRVLEPTSAETLAGHDVVFLGLPHGQSAAVAEQLGEDVLVVDCGADFRLQDPADWEKFYGSPHAGTWPYGLPELPGARAALKGGRRIAVPGCYPTAVTLALIPAYAAGLAEPEVVVVAASGTSGAGKAAKTHLLGSEVMGSMSPYGVGGVHRHTPEMTQNLSAVAGEHVAVSFTPTLAPMSRGILATCSVKAKPGVTRQQLRAAYTAAYADEPFAHLLPEGQWPATAAVLGSNHALVQVALDESVHRITVVSAIDNLAKGTAGGAVQSMNIALGLPEELGLPQTGVAP; encoded by the coding sequence ATGGCATTCCGCGCAGCAGTGGCGGGGGCGAGCGGGTACGCGGGCGGTGAGGTCCTGCGCCTCCTGCTCGCGCATCCGGAGATCGAGATCGGCGCGCTCACCGGCGGGTCCAACGCCGGCACCCGCCTGGGCGAGCTGCAGCCGCACCTGCGGCCGCTCGCGGACCGGGTCCTCGAACCCACCAGCGCCGAGACCCTCGCCGGGCACGACGTGGTCTTCCTCGGCCTGCCGCACGGCCAGTCCGCCGCCGTGGCCGAGCAGCTGGGCGAGGACGTGCTGGTCGTCGACTGCGGCGCCGACTTCCGGCTGCAGGACCCGGCCGACTGGGAGAAGTTCTACGGCTCCCCGCACGCCGGAACCTGGCCCTACGGGCTGCCCGAGCTCCCCGGCGCCCGCGCCGCGCTGAAGGGCGGCAGGCGGATCGCCGTCCCCGGCTGCTACCCGACCGCGGTCACCCTCGCGCTGATCCCCGCCTACGCCGCCGGGCTGGCCGAGCCCGAGGTGGTGGTGGTCGCCGCCTCCGGCACCTCCGGTGCGGGCAAGGCCGCCAAGACCCACCTGCTCGGCAGCGAGGTCATGGGCTCGATGAGCCCCTACGGCGTCGGCGGCGTCCACCGGCACACGCCGGAGATGACGCAGAACCTCTCCGCGGTCGCCGGCGAGCACGTCGCGGTCTCCTTCACCCCCACCCTCGCGCCGATGTCCCGGGGCATCCTCGCCACCTGCAGCGTCAAGGCGAAGCCCGGCGTCACCCGGCAGCAGCTGCGCGCCGCCTACACCGCCGCCTACGCCGACGAGCCCTTCGCGCACCTGCTGCCCGAGGGCCAGTGGCCGGCCACCGCCGCCGTCCTCGGCTCCAACCACGCGCTGGTCCAGGTCGCGCTGGACGAGTCGGTGCACCGGATCACCGTGGTCAGCGCCATCGACAACCTCGCCAAGGGCACCGCCGGCGGCGCGGTGCAGAGCATGAACATCGCCCTCGGGCTCCCCGAGGAGCTCGGCCTTCCCCAGACTGGAGTCGCACCGTGA
- the argJ gene encoding bifunctional glutamate N-acetyltransferase/amino-acid acetyltransferase ArgJ encodes MTSPESHPAGVGVTAAKGFRAAGITAGIKASGTPDLALVINDGPSHAAAGVFTSNRVKAAPVLWSEQVLKDGKVAAVVLNSGGANACTGPLGFQDTHATAEFTAEALGLNAADVAVASTGLIGVRLPMDRLLPGVAAAAAELAADGGESAAIAIKTTDTVHKTATAHGAGWTVGGMAKGAGMLAPGLATMLVVLTTDADVDAAGLDAALRAATRTTFDRVDSDGCMSTNDTVLLLASAASHVAPEPAEFAEAVRAVCADLARQLVGDAEGASKDIRIDVVGAHTEDEAVDVARTIARNNLLKCAIHGEDPNWGRVLAAIGTTSAVFEADALDVAINGVWVCQAGSVGEDRDLVSMKDRDVVITADLHAGDASATVWTNDLTADYVHENSAYSS; translated from the coding sequence GTGACCAGCCCAGAGTCCCACCCCGCCGGAGTTGGCGTCACCGCGGCCAAGGGCTTCCGCGCGGCCGGGATCACCGCCGGGATCAAGGCCAGCGGCACCCCCGACCTGGCCCTGGTCATCAACGACGGCCCGTCCCACGCCGCCGCCGGCGTCTTCACCTCCAACCGGGTCAAGGCCGCGCCGGTGCTCTGGTCGGAGCAGGTCCTGAAGGACGGCAAGGTCGCCGCGGTCGTGCTCAACTCCGGTGGCGCCAACGCCTGCACCGGGCCGCTGGGCTTCCAGGACACCCACGCCACCGCCGAGTTCACCGCCGAGGCGCTGGGCCTCAACGCCGCCGACGTGGCCGTGGCCTCGACCGGGCTGATCGGCGTCCGGCTGCCGATGGACCGGCTGCTGCCCGGCGTCGCCGCTGCCGCCGCCGAGCTCGCTGCGGACGGCGGCGAGTCCGCCGCCATCGCCATCAAGACCACCGACACCGTCCACAAGACCGCCACCGCCCACGGCGCGGGCTGGACCGTCGGCGGCATGGCCAAGGGCGCCGGCATGCTCGCCCCCGGCCTGGCCACCATGCTGGTGGTGCTCACCACCGACGCCGACGTGGACGCCGCCGGGCTGGACGCCGCGCTGCGCGCCGCCACCCGCACGACCTTCGACCGGGTCGATTCCGACGGCTGCATGTCCACCAACGACACCGTGCTGCTGCTGGCCTCCGCCGCCTCCCACGTCGCGCCGGAGCCGGCCGAGTTCGCCGAGGCGGTCCGTGCCGTCTGCGCCGACCTCGCCCGCCAGCTGGTCGGCGACGCCGAGGGCGCGAGCAAGGACATCCGGATCGACGTCGTCGGCGCCCACACCGAGGACGAGGCCGTCGACGTGGCCCGCACCATCGCCCGCAACAACCTGCTCAAGTGCGCCATCCACGGCGAGGACCCGAACTGGGGCCGGGTGCTCGCCGCGATCGGCACCACCAGCGCCGTCTTCGAGGCCGACGCGCTCGACGTCGCCATCAACGGGGTCTGGGTCTGCCAGGCCGGCAGCGTCGGCGAGGACCGCGACCTGGTCAGCATGAAGGACCGCGACGTCGTCATCACCGCGGACCTGCACGCGGGGGACGCCTCCGCCACCGTCTGGACCAACGACCTCACCGCCGACTACGTCCACGAGAACAGCGCCTACTCCAGCTGA